In Mastigocladopsis repens PCC 10914, a single window of DNA contains:
- a CDS encoding GxxExxY protein, producing MEMNRQDAKNAKKKEPSEEVDRLAYAVIGAAIEVHRVLGPGFLEEVYQKALSLEFLIRGIPHQPKYPVGVTYKGRPVGEGQLDFLVGDVLIVELKAVQNLAPIHESQVISYLKMTNHPLALLINFNVPVLKEGIKRIILS from the coding sequence AAAAAGAGCCAAGTGAGGAAGTCGATAGGTTAGCGTATGCTGTAATTGGTGCGGCGATTGAGGTGCATCGGGTTTTGGGTCCAGGATTTTTGGAAGAGGTGTATCAAAAGGCTCTTTCTTTGGAATTTTTGATACGTGGGATACCTCATCAACCCAAGTACCCAGTAGGAGTGACCTACAAAGGGCGTCCTGTTGGCGAGGGACAATTGGATTTTCTCGTTGGCGATGTTTTAATTGTGGAATTGAAAGCCGTTCAAAATTTAGCCCCCATTCACGAATCCCAAGTCATCTCGTATCTGAAAATGACCAATCATCCCCTCGCTCTTCTCATCAACTTTAACGTTCCTGTTCTCAAAGAAGGTATCAAACGCATTATCCTCTCTTAA
- a CDS encoding septal ring lytic transglycosylase RlpA family protein yields the protein MRSLSFRKITSIFLSFHLLVIQATFIAVAVVLTSCASEPGSQSVQDSKQVKETQSGLATFIGESFEGKKTASGEILNFDKKELVAAHPSYPMGTVVRVTNLDNQRVAEVRVIDRSSTPKNREEGVIIDVSPVVAERLGFVKEGKVRVRTEVLEWGDKSPDKSPDK from the coding sequence ATGCGTTCTTTATCATTTAGAAAAATAACTTCAATCTTTTTATCGTTTCACCTGCTTGTCATCCAAGCGACATTTATTGCAGTCGCCGTCGTATTGACGAGTTGTGCCTCAGAACCCGGTTCTCAGTCAGTTCAGGATTCTAAACAGGTCAAGGAGACACAGTCGGGACTGGCAACCTTTATTGGCGAATCATTTGAGGGGAAGAAAACTGCTAGTGGCGAGATCTTAAACTTTGATAAGAAGGAGCTTGTGGCAGCGCACCCGTCATATCCAATGGGTACAGTTGTACGGGTAACAAATCTGGACAATCAGCGTGTAGCTGAGGTTCGGGTTATCGACCGCTCCTCCACACCGAAGAATCGAGAGGAAGGTGTCATTATTGACGTGTCACCTGTAGTTGCCGAGAGACTGGGGTTTGTTAAGGAAGGTAAAGTGCGTGTCCGTACCGAGGTGCTTGAATGGGGAGACAAAAGCCCTGATAAAAGCCCTGACAAATAA